The Candidozyma auris chromosome 1, complete sequence genome includes a region encoding these proteins:
- the STD1 gene encoding Std1p, which produces MFGLPARKSSQSSSPPSQFRDSARNAIYQQLPVHTLGKNSAASIRSAPSQFKQLHNSHSSYRSSASSVFSWGKRSVRSAPSIYSSSTATIPEDTEQTTTTVEQLINDIALHESLAREEYLQAKNEQQQYFESEDEQEMYKISLGSELQYQNVPESLVDWNLNVTRCKLMLSHMPKVSSSPDITYSDQQLPQLVGDLAQICQIILLQPHISDKELIYTLYSSNLYTEHNLDSSFKKSVAEISVKQSRLLQINQPKRQLPSPPITQGDQTHLTFQYKEIAVRNYLVNLAAAATTAYEYKVKSDNLKKELKLQQVNGEKKKLTKDAKKRLWDEVRSDVFRRAGLEE; this is translated from the coding sequence ATGTTTGGCTTGCCAGCACGGAAATCCTCGCAGAGCTCGCTGCCTCCGTCGCAGTTTCGGGATCTGGCCAGAAATGCCATCTACCAACAACTCCCAGTACACACGCTCGGGAAGAACTCGGCCGCTTCAATTCGGTCGGCTCCATCTCAGTTCAAGCAGCTCCACAATTCCCATTCCCTGTATAGGCTGCTGGCGCTGAGTGTGTTCTCGTGGGGAAAGAGATCGGTCCGTTCGGCTCCTTCGATATACTCATCCTCTACGGCTACTATCCCTGAAGATACCGAACAAACCACCACGACGGTGGAACAACTCATCAACGACATTGCCTTGCATGAAAGTTTGGCTCGCGAGGAGTATCTTCAGGCTAAAAACGAGCAGCAGCAATACTTCGAATCAGAAGACGAGCAGGAAATGTACAAAATCTCGTTGGGCTCGGAACTTCAGTACCAAAACGTTCCAGAGTCGCTTGTGGACTGGAACCTCAATGTGACTCGTTGCAAGCTCATGCTTAGCCATATGCCCAAGGTGTCATCGTCCCCCGATATCACATATTCCGACCAACAACTTCCCCAGCTCGTTGGCGACTTGGCTCAGATTTGCCAGATCATCCTCCTACAACCGCATATCTCTGATAAAGAACTCATATACACATTGTACTCATCAAATCTTTACACAGAGCATAATCTCGATAGCCTGTTCAAGAAGTCCGTGGCCGAGATATCTGTCAAGCAATCAAGACTACTACAAATCAACCAGCCCAAACGACAACTACCTTCTCCGCCTATAACACAAGGAGATCAAACTCATTTGACCTTTCAATACAAAGAAATAGCTGTAAGGAACTACTTGGTCAACCTAGCAGCGGCCGCCACAACTGCATACGAATATAAGGTAAAGAGCGACAACCTCaagaaggagctcaaaTTGCAGCAGGTTAACggcgaaaagaagaagttgaccaaAGATGCTAAGAAACGTCTTTGGGATGAAGTACGTCTGGACGTTTTCCGCCGGGCTGGTTTGGAGGAATAG
- the NUP159 gene encoding FG-nucleoporin, whose protein sequence is MSELPETFSETFGFHLDGHKDGIKLFDDPVDLGNESLAKSPLQLLAVGNIKKIYVASNGAKVVIGRVETLEEDRRYFDMPNTTTVALSADNETIYIVADNSLKRASTEDILLGKHDFKKVASDVTSFRASPTVTSLHASLSNQGSLMIYHDDSQCHTIGSVSGFAWTTDGISIATVYGGEFKVQKYDGTELATYSEDSATFNQVAPVFEDRWLLVSTPEGGDPVYTLLEKKGSEFTSYEVPLAPPFGEAERAPSLYISYLQNWIKDKTLTLVTSALSTEISTIFANASNTELVSHANDTDRAELPMDDASGEDTLPVGFAVDITGTMRVVKEPCQGVEEANGVLPRLFCLNNAGNLIVWDVFESAEINKENLSLERALPQLTEVDKSTSSQEKASVLVSNDKSSDFSGPFSSAIPKHEPKSEAETQKPSAPPASPFKSGFGTIGLGSSSSTTPSSSGFGQLGFSASGTSKAAGDSGFGKSGFGQSGFGSSGFGQSGFGQSGFGQSGFGQSGFGQSGFGSKTATQSSGADVKSGFGSYASKGNAFAYSTSSPFGNASSGNDIFGSKNDEQSQKDSIFGESSKGILGETSETKSTFGQSFGAKPFGSSSEGKSIFGQPTDSKLEDESSKSKTIFGGVSDMKPFGKSGDPYSSFGNLASNLGEGLPTLGQNSEKPSPESPLKQSTSSKPFGIKEQSSKDFVSNAKSSLEAASGFGNLSLGEKDTGSSLFGKRPSTTSEKKSSIFGVISNETSPFGEPMQSEKNYTKTPSTEAKEDLAKLDVSNDSTPDKLLDETEDKDLKSNSISPESEEEALDSSTKSTRPVDQVDVSSPSGQEVPAPSANETSEEKGKHLNSDPMLGSEEQNNDKIPSLPSQKPNSIPSDEKSSSVRRVEQSLQRNNGSETEATDFADEETSDKEVSASPLIDAPPSLVDFEMLVLSGLEKSENSGTKVEQEMRTILQTTDAMIKVLITNSHHIASRIRALEYDKDENDYKRLGTTNAVAKKAMELRSMGEKALSSATDLNRKIDDIMEIAEASEKWLFRCERALSSLSKYERSIKSKELKERPLEIKAEIMRRKLRQKMAEVERQYDEAMRAIMPLQIRKKIDNGLVDKLEQVVYEINTKIKMYSKDISKIEEDIASLSEQRLIKDTPEVDTSLPLTFSDTKWKWARELHNPQVYRSEL, encoded by the coding sequence ATGAGTGAACTCCCGGAAACCTTCTCGGAGACGTTTGGCTTCCATCTTGATGGCCATAAAGATGGGATCAAACTCTTTGATGACCCTGTTGATCTCGGGAACGAATCCTTGGCTAAGCTGCCTTTGCAATTGCTAGCGGTGGGaaacatcaagaaaatctACGTTGCATCCAATGGTGCCAAAGTTGTCATTGGCCGTGTGGAGACTCTAGAGGAGGATAGAAGGTACTTCGACATGCCAAACACTACCACTGTGGCATTAAGCGCAGATAACGAAACGATCTACATTGTAGCAGATAACCTGCTAAAACGTGCATCTACTGAAGATATTCTCCTTGGAAAAcatgacttcaagaaggtaGCCTCCGACGTTACATCTTTTCGAGCGTCTCCAACAGTCACAAGCCTACACGCTTCTCTTCTGAATCAAGGATCTCTTATGATTTACCACGATGATCTGCAATGTCATACGATTGGAAGCGTCTCAGGCTTTGCCTGGACTACCGATGGAATAAGCATAGCTACTGTATATGGTGGTGAGTTCAAGGTTCAAAAGTATGACGGAACAGAACTTGCTACTTACTCTGAAGATCTGGCTACCTTCAATCAAGTCGCACCCGTTTTCGAGGATAGATGGCTTCTTGTTAGTACGCCGGAGGGCGGAGATCCGGTCTACACCCTCTTGGAGAAAAAGGGCTCCGAATTTACATCTTATGAGGTGCCATTGGCACCTCCGTTTGGCGAAGCCGAAAGAGCTCCGCTGCTTTATATCAGCTATTTACAAAATTGGATAAAGGACAAAACTTTGACCCTCGTCACTTCGGCGCTTTCAACCGAAATCAGTACGATATTCGCAAATGCATCAAACACAGAGCTTGTTAGTCACGCCAATGACACTGATCGCGCAGAACTTCCCATGGACGATGCTTCTGGAGAGGATACCTTGCCTGTTGGATTTGCTGTGGACATCACTGGCACTATGAGAGTTGTCAAAGAGCCATGCCAGGGTGTAGAGGAGGCCAATGGCGTTTTACCTCGTCTTTTCTGTCTAAATAACGCCGGAAATTTGATTGTATGGGACGTTTTTGAGTCGGCtgagatcaacaaagaaaacttGAGCTTGGAAAGAGCACTTCCACAGCTAACTGAGGTCGATAAGCTGACCTCCTCGCAGGAGAAGGCATCAGTACTCGTTTCAAACGACAAACTGCTGGATTTCTCGGGACCGTTCTCTTCAGCCATACCGAAACATGAACCGAAGAGTGAAGCCGAAACACAAAAACCATCTGCTCCTCCGGCGTCGCCATTTAAGTCTGGCTTTGGAACTATTGGTCTCggttcatcatcatctacaacaccatcatcatcaggGTTTGGCCAGCTTGGATTCTCTGCCCTGGGCACGTCAAAAGCAGCTGGTGACTCAGGATTTGGCAAATCTGGGTTTGGTCAGTCAGGCTTTGGTCTGTCAGGATTTGGTCAATCAGGCTTTGGTCAATCAGGCTTTGGTCAATCAGGCTTTGGTCAATCAGGCTTTGGTCAATCAGGATTTGGACTGAAAACAGCTACACAAAGTAGCGGAGCCGATGTCAAATCTGGTTTCGGAAGTTATGCATCTAAGGGCAATGCGTTTGCCTATTCAACTTCCTCACCATTTGGCAACGCCTCTTCTGGGAATGATATCTTTGGTTCGAAGAACGATGAACAGAGTCAGAAGGACTCGATATTCGGTGAGCTGTCGAAGGGCATTTTGGGAGAGACTTCCgaaacaaaatcaacatTCGGGCAATCCTTTGGTGCTAAGCCATTTGGTAGCTCGAGCGAAGGTAAGTCTATTTTCGGCCAACCAACTGATtcaaagcttgaagatgagtcatcaaagtcaaagacGATATTTGGCGGAGTATCTGACATGAAACCCTTTGGTAAATCAGGAGACCCATATAGCTCCTTCGGCAATCTTGCCTCTAATTTGGGTGAGGGCCTTCCTACTCTAGGTCAGAATTCCGAAAAGCCATCACCTGAATCCCCTTTAAAGCAGCTGACCTCTTCTAAGCCGTTCGGAATTAAAGAACAATCGCTGAAAGACTTTGTGAGTAatgcaaaaagctcattAGAAGCGGCCTCAGGCTTTGGCAACTTATCCTTGGGAGAAAAGGACACTGGTTCATCGTTATTCGGCAAGAGACCGTCGACGACATCCGAGAAGAAGTCATCGATATTTGGTGTGATATCGAATGAGACGTCTCCTTTTGGAGAGCCTATGCAAAGTGAGAAGAATTACACTAAGACACCGCTGacagaagcaaaagaggaTTTAGCAAAACTTGATGTGTCAAATGATTCTACACCTGATAAACTATTGGATGAAACTGAAGATAAAGACTTGAAGTCAAATTCTATATCTCCCGagtctgaagaagaagctttaGATTCCTCGACCAAGTCTACACGTCCTGTTGATCAGGTTGACGTTTCATCTCCTTCAGGACAGGAAGTCCCAGCACCTTCAGCAAATGAGActtcagaagagaaggGTAAACATTTGAATCTGGACCCTATGCTAGGAAGTGAGGAGCAGAATAATGACAAAATCCCAAGCTTGCCATCGCAGAAGCCAAACCTGATACCTTCAGATGAAAAATCCTCAAGCGTTAGGCGTGTTGAGCAAAGccttcaaagaaacaatGGAAGTGAGACAGAAGCAACAGATTTTGCCGATGAGGAGACTTCAGATAAGGAAGTTTCAGCGTCTCCTTTAATCGACGCGCCTCCTTCATTAGTTGACTTCGAGATGCTAGTTTTATCTGGTCTCGAAAAGCTGGAAAATTCTGGCACCAAAGTTGAACAAGAGATGCGTACCATACTTCAAACCACGGACGCAATGATAAAGGTTTTGATTACAAACTCTCATCATATTGCGTCCAGAATCAGGGCTCTTGAGTATGATaaagatgaaaatgacTACAAGCGTCTAGGTACAACAAACGCcgttgcaaagaaagcaatGGAGCTTAGGCTGATGGGCGAAAAGGCGTTGTCTTCAGCAACCGATCTCAACCGCAAAATCGATGATATCATGGAAATTGCAGAAGCCTCTGAAAAATGGCTCTTCCGGTGCGAGCGGGCGCTTTCCCTGTTATCTAAGTATGAACGGTCTATCAAGCTGAAAGAGCTCAAAGAACGACCTCTTGAGATCAAGGCAGAAATTATGAGAAGGAAATTGCGCCAGAAGATGGCTGAAGTCGAAAGACAATACGACGAAGCAATGAGAGCAATAATGCCTCTCcaaataagaaaaaaaattgataACGGCTTGGTCGACAAGCTCGAGCAGGTTGTCTACGAGATCAacaccaagatcaagatGTATTCTAAAGATATTTCaaaaatcgaagaagacatTGCTCTGTTGAGTGAGCAACGTCTCATCAAAGATACACCTGAGGTCGACACAAGCCTTCCCTTAACGTTTCTGGATACAAAATGGAAGTGGGCGAGGGAACTCCACAACCCTCAAGTGTATAGAAGCGAGCTTTAA